CCCCAGTCCCAGTCCCGAAGGGCAGTCCCCTGCCTGCccattgcccccacccccaccccctcagggtCCTTCCTGggaggtctccctctctccagctccctcACAGGAAGATGGTCCCATGTGACCCCGGACAAACGCTGGCCCAGCAGCGTGTCCTTCTCCGTATGGACACCGCGCGCGTCCCGTGGCCAGTTCGGGCGACCCAGGGATGGTGTAGCACCCACCAGCCGGTCCAGCCGCCCTTCCAGACTCCCCCCCTGGCAGGGGGCCACGCGGCTGGGGCCCTGGGAACGGGGTAGAGGGACAGAAGTGGCAGTTTGGGGGAAGAAAGCGTTTGAGCCTACCCCAGAAAGGCACGTGCAGGCCTTGAGCCCCGGAGAAAACCCTGTCGAGAGACGCGTCGCACCCCATCCCTCGCCGTCCCCGCCCTGGCACCCGACGCCCGGCCCGGCAGGGACCGGAGGGGACAGGCGGGGACAGGCGGTACTCACGCTGCTGGGGTGGAGCATgggcagaggcagcagcagcagcggcacgAAGATAACGAGCAGCAGCTTTCTCGCCCGGAGAAGGCCCTGGAGCAGGCCCATCGTGGACCTCTGTGCGCGGGCGGGCCGCCAGGGGCCTCCGGCGACGGCTCAGTCCGGAAAGGACTTCTCAAAGCCTTCTCGGCTTCCAAGAGTCCTCTCTTGTCTTGGGGGCAGAAAAGGAGGGCAGTTACAGCTCCCGTTTGCACAAAAGGCTGGGCTCCTTGCCTCCTTGTTTAGGTGGGATTGGTGAGCATGGTTTTGCGCCCAGCAGAAAGGGAGCGGGAAAGGATCGTGAGCCGAGGCATAGCGGGTCCCCCTTCGTGCGGTTACCTCTAGAGTGACTTCTTTCTAGGGCCCTCCATCATTTTGCCGCTCTCTGATGGCCTGTTGGGGCAGTACCGGCCTCTCCTCTACCTGTGCTTGCCGAACCCCCTTCCCTTaacacagcaccccccccccccccaagtttgtCAGCGGCAGATGCAGACTTCAGATAGGGCTGCTTCTCTTTCTGGCACCTTAACTCGGttcaaatttctttccttccaattGGTTTCCCACTTATAATTTGCCTTGAGCCCGGGGCCTccaaagcagggggaaaaaaaaaatccccaggaCTGTCCTCGTCGTCCCGGGACAAAAATCTCGCTGGGGGCCCACCTTAACTTTCCTTCACCTATGGGAAGCCGGACAGGAGGCAGCAGCCCCGCCCATTCCTCAAAGCCAATCGGTACTTTGGAAAGAATGAGGCCGGATCTCTTCCAAAGGCAGCTCTTGATTGGTCCCAGCAGGGGCCTGCTGAGTCCGCAGAAGCTATAGGCAACTTGCAaagcttatttttgtttctcaaacGTCCTAGGGGCTGGAGTGACGATCATCATCATCGTGGTAAACACCATCCCACTTATGCAGAGCTGTCCCTGGGAGAGCCACTTACTAACCTGGTCCTTAGGAAGATGTGTTCGGTGGcagggagaaaatgaaatataatcttTCAGGGGGAAGTTGGCCCCCAGAGTGTACAATATTACGCCTTTCAGATATCCCTGGTGACAAAGATCATTTGCTTCAGCATCTGAGTGAGTACGAATCATCTGGACCAGCAGAGGGTGTTAGCCTCTAAGAAAGACCGCAGATCTTTTTAGGGAGAATGGGAAGGGTAGCAACCTCTCTGGATAAGTCTAGATGACGGTCTCATTTCCGAGGCCCTCGGTGCCCAGATGTCAGTGGTCTTTCTGGCCGGAGTAGGTGCTCAAATGCTCCTCTTTGAGGCTCTTTACCaaaaaaactgaagcagaaagctACCTTTGGCTGGTATgcaaggaggaaggaggtgggagggcagggaagaagtTGACAAGTTCAGGGTCAGGGCCCTAGCAGCTGTTGCCCTCTGGAATTTCTGCTGCTTAGAGATCAGGAGAAGCTGTCAGCCTCTTTTCTCAGAATGGACACGTGGCTCAGGTCACCCATGTTTTCCTGAATTCACAGAATTCAAGAATGGCATTCTATGGTCAACAGCTGTACCTGTTGGAAATGATCCCCAGGCTAAATGTAAAGTGATTGGAGAAGTGGCCCCAGAAAACCAGTTCTTCTTGACTTCCAAGGCAGGTGTAATTGTGGACAGTCCAGGCTCCCTCTGAGGTTATCTTGCCATCGTAGGATGGGCTATGATGACCCATCTCTTTCAATGCACGTTAGAGACTGGCTACCGTATATACTGCATTTGGGCCTCACTCTTGTGACGATTTTGTAACTCAGAATGACAATATCACGTGCGTGATGTTTGGGTGGCAAATATTAAAGAGGCTGGGTAATAATTAACCTCTGTGGAGATCAATATCCGCTGTTAAACCCCTGGACCGACCACATCACATTCCTTGGCGAGATAATCTGACATAacaaagattccattgagcctgGTAAACTCGATCATGACATTTTTATTATACCATAAAGGAAtaactgttaaataaaattagGGAAGGTGAGCAACACGGTAAGACCAGTAGTTCTCCTTCAGGGCTCTATCCATTTCTcagatgaagaaaacattttccaggatacTATGCTTAAGAAATATAAGTTAGGTTTCACTTCtctgaggtatctaaagtagtcaatcTCTTAGAAAGTAGAAAGGCAGTTGCCAGGCactgagggggagaggagagaggggagttACTGTTCCAGAGGGGTCGtctttgcaaaatgaaaattccTAGAGATCTGTCACACTACCCTGTGCCTATAGCTAACACTGTGCGGCACCTATAGGCAACTCAGATGGTAAATTTcacgttacttttttttttttttttttttgaaccgcACAAAAAATTAGGAGACGTTAAAATGGGTTAGGAAACTAAGGGGTGCCATATAAAGACATTTAACAAGTGTTTAATTTTAGACCGGTCCACCGGGGGAAATACCTTCTGACTGATTTACCACTGAGGCGATTCTCTTTTAGATTCAAGGCGAGATGAGAGGGCAGTGGAAGTTTCAGCCGTACAGATGTTTTTCAGCGTCTCTTGAGTGACGCCAGAGGTAGCCACCAGGATAGCAACGATAGAAGAAGCTTCCGGAATTTTTAGATCCTACAAGTTCCCAGCAGTATAGAAATGGCAGAATTAGTCCCAGAAGTTACAGGCACATTTCCTCTACAGATACCATGCCCCAAATTATTCTGTCTATGCGTAATTATGACAAAAGGTGATCCAGTTGTGATGTGGTGCTACCGTGTGGGATCAGTGAGGCAAAGTGGGACGGTCTTTTTCTGTCCAGTCTCCTATTTCACTGTTCGTTGAGCAAAGAGTCAGGTCTTTGGTGGCATTGGTGAGTGTCATATTTGATCTTCCGCATAAATGAAGTTATTGTGATAAAGCTCCTTGTGGGAAACAATTAATTTGTATTCAGCCCCAAAGAGTATTTAATAGTGTCATAGAAttactgaaaatgaaattttcatttgtatttaaaaaagtcatgcccttcttgtttcttttcttttttttttctttttccctcggTCCTTGATTGCCACATAGACATGTACCCCAATTCATGAGTACAAAAGTGCCTTTAATTTTTGCTGCAGGGTGAATGAACTTCCAGGTTATCACTGGTCCTGGGAACCATCCTCCCATTCACAAATCTCCTACCACTGGGAGTGACCTTGAATATCAGAACATGACAGGGAGGGACTACAAGGGTGGTCTGTCTAACCAGTGACTGAACAAAGGCTCTCAGATCCATCCTGATGGGGGTGGAGGCCCGGGGTGGCATGCAAGACTGATGTCAGGGTATTGCACAATGTCAAAGGATTGAGCCCTCTGCTAACCTCCTCTACCCCACATCCAGAGAAAGTACAAACAGTGAAGGCAGCCATGAGGCTAATCGGCCTTTTGGGAACTCCTGGCCCTGTATGTTGACCTTTGTTTTGGTCAGACAGTGATACCCACAGGGGGCTGAAAGACAGCGTCAGAGTGCAAGCAGACAGAGCTAGAGTGAGCATACGTGCACCAAAAGAGACTGGGAGAAGTGGATACAAAGATAATCAGAATTGGGCCCAAACATAAAGCAGAAGAGACACAAACCAGGTCGAAGAGAACATGGAATattagaaagggaaaaatggaacCAAAAGCGTATATCAGAGACTGCATTTGAGGGCCGTAAAAGGGTGGTGTAATCAGGGAATGAGGACCAGAGAAACCAGCAGTCATTAATCTTCCGAGCCCAAGAACATCAGGATTTTTCCATGTTGTatttttctctgatgatgaatacCTTCGTCCTACATCCTACTGTTTCTCCAAAAGGATCATGCAGCTGCGAAGCAATGAGTTATTCAAAGTTTTTAAGAAGTCCAGATCCACTTTAGGCCATCATCCAATGACAATTGTTAAATACCCAGTTCAGAATCAAATTTTGCTGGATAAGATGTCACTCATTCAAAGATTAGACCTCTTGCAATGTAAGCCTCCAAAACCCAGCTGTCAAGCCAGGAGAGCCAGTGAGGAATCCGTATTAGAGCCTGGTGCCTCCCTCTAGCAGAGACCTTCGCCTACTAGCTCCGATTTAACACGGAATTATGACAAGCCTCCCTGCTTTGTCCCTTAGGTGGGAGCAGCCAAAATAGAACAAATTGCCACGGGCAAGTTGTGTTGGAAAGAGAGAGGAGCGCCCTCTTACAGCCTCACGGTGCAGAAGGCAGGACACACACCCGACAGAATCAGCAAAGCCCCGGGGCCTTCTGGGCTTGGCGCAAACAGTCCAGCAGACCCCTTAGGTCCCGGTGTCCCCCCTGTGATTATCTCACGGCTGGTTCAGTGATGGTGGAACTTTCGAAGTCGAGCAATCTTAGAGGTTATTTTATCCAATTCCTTCATCAGAACGTTTCAAAGATCCTAAGTAGAAGCTCAAGATGTCACGTACATACAGTTAACAAAGACAGCAAGTCAGTATTGCTAAAATGAAGGTTCTGGCATTTGAAAGGGTAAGTTCTGTTGTCTAAAAAATCAtttgtggagcgcctgggtggcgcagtcggttgggcgtccgacttcagccaggtcacgatctcgcggtgcgtgagttcgagccccgcgtcaggctctgggctgatggctcggagcctggagcctgcttccgattctgtgtctccctctctctctgcccctcccccattcatgctctgtctctctctgtcccaaaaataaataaacattgaaaaaaaaattaaaaaaaaaatcatttgtatttggAGCTCTCAGTTTTGGAGCTCTTCCTAGGATGATCCTCTCTGCATCAGCGTGCTTTCTCTGTTCAGAAGACGAGGTCAGACAGTTTGCAGCCTCTCTGTGGGCCCCCGTCGTGTTTCTCCTCTGTATTAGATCCGCTTTCGGAGAAGCAGAGACAAGACAGAGAGGCCATAACATTACTGATTTTCTGGCTGATGCTTCTTGGTGACTTTTGGAAAAGTTGACACGTGGATCTTTGGCTAACAAAGTGTTTATTTGCTATAGCTCCAGCTTTTCGTTTTAAGTATCTTAACTATGTGGAACCTTTGGAATGATGTTCATTCGGCCTCACGCCCTGATCTCTGTCCCCCCATCTTCCCGCAATGCCCAAACCTCTGCGCCGTCTCCTCTAGCTCTGTCTTCGCCCTCGGGTGTTTATGGCGGTCACTCGGTGATACAGCGCGTCACCAGGCAAATCAGGTGGCCTTTGGAGGCATCTTGAATGACCACGCTAGCCCTTTCTTGCAGCCCCGGTCACACCGTGACACGAATTAGATGTGCTTGTCAGGGAACTATGAGGGGCAGAGGACATGGGGTTACTTATTTTATCTCTGCTACTCTGAGTTGGTGGCATGTGCTTTGTTGCAGGGCTCTGTAAATGGAGTAGAGAATGAAGAGTGTTTGGATTACCGCGTGTGCTGGTCCCTGCTCCGTGGCCGTGGGCCGGGCTCTCAGGGAGACACTCTGGGGCCTGAGGACCGCATCAAATCATGCCTCAGGGCCTGGAAGAGGCTAAGGAGGGATTGGGCCCAGATGTCCTTCTGATGCCCTTGGGACAGGGCGGCGCGGTAGGCCGTGTAGGCCAGGGTCAGCGCTGTCCTTTCAAAGTCCTCTTTCTTGAGGATGCCAGGGTGGCTGGAGAGGCTGGCGCTCAGCCGGCGGATGTCCGGGATGCGCTTGGGGATCACGTCATTGCAGATGGTGCGGAAGTCGGAGGCTTTCCTCAACGAGGAGAGCTCCTCGTCCTTGATGGAGATCTTCAGGTCAGGGCTGATGTCAAGTTCAGCTAGCAGGAACTGGAGAGAGACACGGGGCGTGGAAAGACATGAAGCATTCAGGCTTCACCGAGGACACCAGTGTATTCGTTACCACGTGTGTTCATTGAGGGAGACAGACGAGGAAAGAGCTTTGGAATCCAAGAGACCTGGGTTCCAGTTCCGACCTTCCCACTAGCTGTGTAACCCTGGACGagctacttaacttctctgagcctcattttcctcctgtGTGAAATGGTTAGTAACAGTACTTCACTGGGAGGTTGGGAGAAATAAGTAAGGCAAATACGGACAACGTCTAACACTGTGGCTGGTACAATGCCCCTATTTAAGCGACTGACTTACTGTTATGAGTGCCCCGGACCAACCCCCgattccctttctcccccccacccaccgaAGATCTTCTAAAGCATGCGCTGACGGCTTGGGGTAATTTAAAATCAGAAGCTGAATCTGAAGGATGCAGAGAATTGTACGAGGAATTAAGTGGGACACAGGGATTTGTTCTCATTTCTCACCTGTTCTTTAAGTGTAGGGTGGGGTAAGCCACACGCAACCCCTGCTCAGGACCAGGCTCATATGAGGAACGTAGTAAATACCTCTTGGACTCAGAGTTCTAActctcttctttgtctctgactCCCCCTGGCTCTAATCCATCTTGCATGCTGTTCTCTGCTATCTTTCTAGAACAGATCTGTTCACGTGACTCCCAAGTTCCAGATGTGGCCAGGTTTGTTCCCCGTGGCAGGATCTGaaatttctccctcctcccccc
This sequence is a window from Prionailurus bengalensis isolate Pbe53 chromosome A2, Fcat_Pben_1.1_paternal_pri, whole genome shotgun sequence. Protein-coding genes within it:
- the FAM180A gene encoding protein FAM180A — encoded protein: MCWNTLLLLLLCYDAQAAVSHRWSRATLFPAAHRPKRSSSMPLNPVLQSSLEEVELLYEFLLAELDISPDLKISIKDEELSSLRKASDFRTICNDVIPKRIPDIRRLSASLSSHPGILKKEDFERTALTLAYTAYRAALSQGHQKDIWAQSLLSLFQALRHDLMRSSGPRVSP